GAACAGACCGACAACGCTGACCAGCAGCACGACGACCTGGTCCAGCACTTCCAGGCCAACGACGCCAACTACGACGTCGTGACCGTGGACGTCGTCTGGTCCGCGGAATTCGCTGCCAAGGGCTGGCTCCAGCCGCTCAAGGACAAGATGGCGGTGGACACCGCCAAGCTGCTGCCTGCCACGGTCAAGGCCGCCACCTACAACGGCACCCTCTACGCCGTGCCGAACTCCTCGGACGGCGGCCTCCTGTACTACCGCAAGGACCTGGTCCCCACGCCTCCGAAGACGTGGGACGAGATGATGTCCATGTGCTCGATCGCCAAGCAGCACAACATGAGCTGCTACGCAGGCCAGTACCAGAAGTACGAAGGCCTGACGGTGAACGCGGCCGAGGCCATCAACACCTTCGGCGGCAAGATCGTCGATGACCAGGGCAAGGCCACCGTGAACTCGCCGGAGGCCAAGGCCGGTCTCTCCAAGCTCGTGGACGCCTACAAGAGCGGCAACATCCCGAAGGAAGGCATCACCTACCAGGAGGAACAGGGCCGCCAGGCGTTCGAGGACGGCAAGCTCCTCTTCCTGCGCAACTGGCCGTACGTCTACAACCTCGCCAAGAGCGACGGCGCCTCCAAGGTGAAGGACACCTTCGGCGTCGCGCCGCTCCCGGGCAAGGACGGCCCCGGCGCCTCCTCGCTGGGTGGCCACAGCGCGGCCATCAGCGTGTACTCCAAGAACAAGGCCACCGCGCATGACTTCGCGACCTTCCTGATCCAGGACGAGCAGCAGAAGTTCTTCGCCACCCAGGGCTCCCTGGCTCCGGTGAGCTCCGAGCTGTACAAGGACTCGGCCATCGTGGCCAAGCTCCCGTACATGCCGACGCTGCTGACCTCGATCCAGAACGCGGTCCCGCGTCCGGTGACCCCCTTCTACCCGGCAGTCACCAAGGCGGTTCAGGACAACTCCTACGCCGCCCTGAAGGGTGAGAAGACCGTCGACCAGGCACTGAGCGACATGCAAGCCGCCATCGACGCGGCCAGCGCGTCCAAGTAGCCGACCAGGTGGGGGCCCGTCCACGGGCGGGCCCCCACCATCGCCCCGTGCGCGGGGCCATCGACCAGGGGAACACCACAGAGGAGTCACCATGTCCACAGATGCCCCCTCGCAGACGCGGGGCACCACCACCGGCGGCGGCGCGGGGAAAGGGTCCAAAGGCGGACCCGGCCTGGCCGGCGCGGAAAGCGCCGACCGGCGCGAAGTGACGCAGGGCCGCTGGGCCTACACGCTGCTCACGCCCACCTTGATCCTGCTGGCCGTGGTGATCGTCTACCCGATCATCAACGCCATCATCATGTCCTTCCAGAAGGACGCCGGGCTCGACCCGGCCACCGGCTTCTTCGTCCAGGGCGGCTTCGCCGGAGCCGACAACTACGTCCACTGGCTCCTGCAGCAGTGCAACGGCCAGGCCTGCCCTCCCGGCACCCTCGGTTCCCAGTTCTGGAACGCGATGGGCACCACCTTCTTCTTCACCATCATCACGGTGATCCTGGAGACCATCCTCGGTTTCTGGATGGCCATCATCATGGCGCGCGCCTTCAAGGGCCGCAGCCTCATCCGCGCCGCCGTCCTCGTCCCGTGGGCCATCCCCACCGCCGTCACGGCCAAGCTGTTCTTCTTCATGTTCGCCTTCGACGGCATCATCAATCAGCTCTTCGGCACGCAGATCCTCTGGACCGGTTCCGAGGGGCCCGCCCGCTGGGCCATCATCATCTCGGACGTCTGGAAGACCACCCCGTTCATGGCGCTGCTGATCCTGGCCGGTCTCCAGCTCATCCCGGACGAGGTCTACGAGGCCGCGAAGGTGGACGGCGCCAGTGCCTGGCAGCGCTTCACCCAGATCACCCTTCCCCTGGTCCGGCCGGCCCTGATGGTCGCCATCCTGTTCCGCACCCTCGACGTGCTGCGCATGTACGACCTGCCCGCCATCATGACGGGCGGCGCCAACAACACCACCACGCTCTCCATCCTGGTGGTGCAGCAGGTCCGGCAGGGCCTCAACGGGGCGTCCGCGCTGTCCACCATCACCTTCCTGGTGATCTTCCTGGTGGCATTCATCTTTGTCCGCTTCCTCGGCGCCAACGCCGTGGAGACCGCCGCACCGAAGAAGAAGTGACATGAGCAACGCAGTCAGCACCGCCTCCGCAACCACGCGCCGTCGTGCCTTCAGCTGGGCGCCGGCCCGCACCTACGTCCAGGCCGCCGTCATCCTCGTCTGGTGTCTCGCGCCCTTCTACTGGATGATCGTCACGGCGTTCCGCGATGTGGGCTTCACCTTCGACCCCACGCCGTTCTTCACCCACGTCACCTTCGACAACTTCCGGACCGTGTTCGACGAGAGCCTGGGCAACCACTTCGCCCAGAACCTCCTGAACAGCCTGATCGTCGCGGGCATCACCACCGTGATCTCCCTGGTGGTCGGCGTGTTCGCGGCCTACGCCCTGGCCCGCCTAAAGTTCCGCTTCAAGGAACTGGTCCTCGGTTTCATCCTGGGCGCGTCGATGTTCCCCGCCGTCGCCCTGATCACCCCGCTGTTCCAGTTCTTCACCGGGATCGGCTGGATGGGCACCTACCAGGCGCTGATCATCCCGAGCATCTCCTTCTCCCTGCCGCTCGCGGTCTACACCCTCACGTCCTTCTTCCGTGAGATGCCGTGGGAGCTGGAGGAGGCGGCGCGGATCGACGGCTGCACGCAGGGCCAGGCCTTCCGGAAGGTCATCCTTCCACTGGCCGCGCCCGCGACGTTCACCACCGCGATCCTGACCTTCATCGGCGCCTGGAACGAGTTCCTGATCGCCAGCCAGCTCTCGGTGGACGCCACCAAGACCGTCACCGTGGCCATCGCCTCCTTCGCCGGCGCCCAGCCGCACCAGGAGCCGTACACGGCCGTCATGGCCGCCGGCACGGTGGTCACCATCCCGCTGGTCATCCTCGTGCTGGTGTTCCAGCGCAAGATCGTCGCCGGTCTGACCGCGGGCGCGGTCAAGTGAGCAAGCAGCAGTCCTCCGCGGACGACGACGGCCGCCGGGCCACCGTCGCCCGCGGACGGATCGTGGGTGGCTGGGAAGGTCCGGTGCAGGAGGAGCCGGAGCGGAAGCCCAGCCGTCGCCTCCTCCGAAGCGCCGAGGATCTGGACATCGTCCTGGGGATGGTGGGGTTCTGGACCCTGGTCCTGTTCGGCACCACGGTGTGGATGGAGCTCACGGGACAGCCGGCCCTCGGCTGGGCCCTGGGGCTGCTCGCGGCCGTGCTCGCCGTCTGGGGATTGATCAGGCTCCGCAGGCGTCTGCCGTCCCGGGCCATGGGCCGTCGCAACTGAGCGTCAGGCGTCATCGACTGTGACGTGACATGGCACGCGTGGTTCAATTCATGATCCGGAGAACCTGAGGAGTGTGACTGGCATGGCTGCGCGTGCCGCCCGTGGTGGGCATCATGGCGTGAGCATCGAGGACGTGGCCGCCGCGGCCGGTGTCTCGACGGCGACCGTCTCCCGGGCCGTCCGAGGGCTCCCGCGCGTGTCCGAACAGACCCGTCGGCGCATCCTGGACGTCGCCTCCGAGCTCGGGTACGTCGCGTCGTCCGCGGCCTCCGGCCTGGCGACGGGCCGCACCCGCACCATCGGCGTTCTCGCGCCGTACGTGGACCGCTGGTTCTTCTACAAGGCGCTGGAAGGCGTGGAGCGCGAACTCCACGAACAGGGCTACAACCTGTCCCTGTTCAGCCTCGACAGCCGCTCCGGGGAACGGCAGCGGACCTTCAGCAAGACCATGGTCGCCAAGCACATCGACGCCCTCCTGGTGCTCTGCATGGCCCTGTCCATGGACGAGATCCAGGAACTCCGCCGGCTCGACATCCCGCTGGTCGCGGTGGGCGGGCCGGTGGAGGGCTGTTCCAGCATCGGCATCAACGATGTGGACGCGGCGGCCCTCGCCACCCGCCATCTGCTGGACCTGGGACACCGCGACATCGGGGTCCTGCACGGCCAGGATGATGACGAGGACCTCAATTTCCAGGTCCCCGAACTCCGCGTGAACGGGTTCCACGAGGAACTCGCCCGTGCCGGGGTCGAGTACCACCCGGAGTGGGAGGTGCGGGGGAACTTCACCCTCGCGAGCGGGGCCGAGGCGTTCGAGGAGCTCTGGAACCGGCCCGGCCCCAAGCCCACCGCGCTCATGTGCGCCTCCGACGAGATGGCGATGGGCGTGATCCTGCAGGCGCAGCGGCGGGGACTGCGGGTGCCGGAGGACCTCTCGGTGATCGGGATCGACGACCACGAGTTCTCGCCGGTCATGGGGCTCAGCACGGTGGCTCAGGACCCGGTGGCGCAGGCCCGGCTCGGGACGCGCATGCTGCTCGACGAGCTGGCCGGCAAGGCGGGGTCCGTCCACGATGTGCACGCGGACTTCGAACTGAAGAGCCGGACGTCCACCGCGCCGCTGTCCTAGCTGCCGTCCGGGCCCCGGCGTGGTCCTGGCTCAGCTGGCGCGGCTCGGCTCGGCTCGCGCGGGCCTATCTCAGCTTGCGCGGCCCAGGTGCCGCAAGGGCACCCAGCGCGTGATGAGGCGCTGATACGCGGCCGCAGCGCCCGTCATATCGCCTTCCGCGAGGCATTCGATGCCCATGCGGACGTCGCTGGGGGAATCGTCCGGGTACACCCGGTCCGCCAGGGCGCCGTAGTCCAGTTCCAGGACACTGCTGGTGTGGAAGCGCTCCAGCCAGGCGACCACCCGGGTCATCTCGTCCAGGAAATCCAGCTCCGGGGCGCCGAGGGAAAGGGCGGCCACGAGGGTGCGGGAACGCGAGATCGCCTCCGTCACCGGGGTGTAGAGGCGCAGGGTGGCGATGCTGCCGTCCCGGTTGTTGAGCATCTCCTGGCGGTCCGACTCGTGGAAGAAGATGAACCACGCGAACGGAACACCCCAGGTGGCGGTGCGGGTGAACAGCAGATCCGAATCGATCAGACCGGAATCCACCAAGGTCTTGAGCCGTTCTTGATGCCGTTCGGTGGCGTCCACGGGGACGATCCGCTCCAGGCTCTCCGAGCTCGAACCGTCCGCCAGCTCCTCCGCGGCCAGCGCGGAACGGAGCACCGTCTGGTTCGGGCAGTACAGCAGAGCTCCCCGCTCGCTGGGATCGGCGAGGGCGCGCGACAGCTCGGCGCGGCTGCCCGGGTACGGGTCGTTGGGCTTCCGCAGGAGGCGGTGAAGGGTGCTGCGCAGCTCGCGGCGCTCGACGTCGTCGCGCATCTGCCGCAGCTCCGAGGCACTGAGGATGGCGCGCTCGGTCAGATCGCCGTACTGCGCGACGATGGCCCGCCGCTGCGGGGCGCCGAAGGCGTCGAGCGGCTGGTAGACGCGCAGGGCGGAGATGTAGGGGAACCCCATGGGGGAGTCGTAGAAGGTCATCGGCTTCCCGGCCGCGCGCTGGGCATGGCTCAGTCCGCGAGTTCGACGATCACGGGGGCATGGTCGCTGGCGCCCTTGCCCTTGCGCTCCTCACGGTCGATCACGGCGCCGGTCACGCGGGAGGCCAGGGCCGGGGACGCCATGACGAAGTCGATGCGCATGCCCTCCTTCTTCGGGAAGCGGAGCTGCTTGTAATCCCAGTAGGTGTAGACGCCGGGGCCCGGGTTGAGTGGGCGCACGACGTCCGTGAAGGATGCCTCCTCGAAGGCGTGGAAGGCGGCGCGCTCCGGAGCGGAGACGTGCGTGAGGCCTTCCTCGATGAAGAAGTCGATGTCCCACACGTCGTCATCCTGGGGCGCGATGTTCCAGTCGCCCATGAGCGCGATCTGGGCGGCGGGGTCGGTGTCCAGCCAGGCCTCGGCGTTCGCCTTCAGGGTGTCCAGCCACTCGAGTTTGTACGGCATGTGCTCGTCATCCAGAGCGCGGCCATTGGGCACGTACAGGCTCCACACGCGGACGCCGTTGCAGGTGGCGCCGATGGCACGGGCCTCCTGCTCCGGGTTCACGCCGCCCTTGCCGAACGTCGGCTGGCCGGGGAACGTGCGCTCCACGTCCTCCAGACCCACGCGGGAGGCGATGGCCACCCCGTTCCACTGGCTGAACCCGAAATGCGCCACTTCATAGTCCATGCGCTCGAAGAGCTCCCAGGGGAAGTTCTCGTCCTTGCACTTGGTCTCCTGGATGGCTAGGACATCACAGTCACTGCGTTCCAGCCAGGCCTCCACACGGTCGGCGCGGGCACGGAGGGAATTGACGTTCCAGGTGGCGATCTTCACGCTCCCAAGCTATCAAAGCGGACTGACAGTTTGGTGACCCGCGGCGTCACCATCGGAATACGATCCGGCGACGCGGGGTTGCCCATCATCGTGAGCCAACTTTTCACTGAAGCAGTCCTGTCCGCCCCGTCCGGCCAGCTCACGCTGCGCAACCGGACCTTCCTCGCCCCCATGTGCATGTACTCCGTGGAGGCGCGCGACGGCGTGCCGACCGCCTGGCATCAGGCGCACCTGGGCGCCCGCGCCGCCGGCGGTTTCGGCATGGTGATCACCGAGGCCACCGCCGTGGTGCCGGAGGGACGGATCTCCCCGGAAGACCTCGGCCTGTGGAACGACGAGCAGGTGGAGGCCTTCAAGCCGATCACCGCGTTCATCAAGAGCCAGGGCGCCGCGGCCGGCGTGCAGCTGGCGCACGCCGGCGGCAAGGCCTCCACGTACGGCTGGCTGCCGCGCTGGGTGGACCAGGGCCTGACCGGGTCGGTCCCGGTGGACGACGGCGGCTGGGTCACGGTCGCGCCGTCCGTCACCTCGATCCACGGCCTGGCCGAGTCGCACGAGCTGACCGTCGACGAGATCCAGGAGTCCGTCGCGTCCTGGGCCGCGGCCGCCCGTCGCGCCGATGAGGCCGGCTTCGACTTCATCCAGATCCACGCCGCCCACGGCTACCTGGTGCACCAGTTCCTGTCCCCGCTGAGCAACACGCGCACGGACTCCTACGGCGGCTCGTACGAGGGCCGGACCCGGTACCTGCGGGAGGTCGTGGCCGCGGTGCGTGAGGTCTGGCCGGCCGACAAGCCGCTGGGTGTGCGCTTCTCCGGTTCCGACTGGGTCGAAGGCGGCTGGACCATCGAGGAGACCGCCCGTCTCGCGGTGGAGCTGCGCGCCGAAGGTGTGACGGTGTTCGACCTGTCCAGCGGCGGCATCGGCGCGTACCACGGCCCTACCGGCCCCGGGTATCAGATCGCGCTCGCGGCCGAGGTGAAGAAGGCCCTGGCAGCGGATGCCGAGGAGCGTGGCGTGGCGAACGACGCCTTCGTCAGCGCCGTCGGCATGATCAACGAAGCCCAGCAGGCCGAGCAGGTCCTGGTGAATGGCCAGGCGGACGGCGTCTCAATCGCCCGCGCCGCCCTCAAGGAGCCGAACTGGCCCGCGCTCGCCGCCCGGTCGCTCGGCGAACCCCTGGACAAGACCCCGTTCGCACCGCAGTACTGGCGCGCTCACTGGTGAGGTGAGTCCCGCAGGGCGCACCCGCTGAAACAGTGGATTCCCGTCGAAACAGTGTGTTCAACACGCGGTTTCGACGGGAATCCACTGTTTCGGGGTGGGACGGGGAACGAGAGTGCGGACGTTCAGCCCTGAGGGACCGTGACCTGCGCCGGCGCTGCTTCCCGCGCGTCCCGGACCTGCTGGCCCGACACCAGGCCCGGCAGGCCACGGCCCTTCGCGCTGAACACCAGGGTTCCGAGGGACACGAGGACGAACAGGGAGCCCACCCAGCCGAGTCCCTCCGGAAGGAAGCCGAGCAGCGCGTAGCCGCCGATGCCCCCGAGCAGACGCAGCACCCGCGCGAGCGGGCGGGGGAGGGTGCCGCCGTCGTACTGGAGCTGGACCGCGTGATCGCCGACGGTGCGGCCGCTCACCAGCGTGACCACCAGCCACAGCAGGAAGGCGACGCCGGTCCCGACCAGCGCGGAGTAGTCGTCCCGGTTGAGGGCCTCGCGGTCGTTGAGGACGTACAGCAGGAATGCGCGGATGCCCACCGTGATGGCGACGCTGAGCAGGGTGAACGCGAGCCAGTCGCACAGCATGCCGAGGAAGCGGCGCGGTTTGGTCACAGGGCGCGCGACGGCGGCGGCCGGGGCCACGTGGCGGCGTCGCCCGAAGAACGGGAGGGCGAGGAGCGAGCCGAGCAGAGCGCCGAGAGTGTTCGCCATCAGGTCGTCGACGTCGAACACCCGGTAGGCGCACGGGTAGATGCCCCAGACGCCGGTCAGCTGCGTGAACTCCACGAAAGCGGACACGGCCAGCCCGGTGACGGTGGAGATCAGGAAACCCCGGGAACCGAGCGCCCGGACGAAGAAGCCGAGCGGGGCGAAGAGCAGGACGTTGAACGCGACCTGGAGGACCGCGGTGTCGGTGAGGGCGGCCCGGGGGCCGGCGCCCGAGCGGGCCAGGGATTCCCGGATGTCCGCGATGAAGTGGAACGGTTCGAGATTGACGCCTGCGCACCGCACCGTCTCCGGATCCGGCAGGGGCAGCAGGGTGTACGTCCAGATCGCCCAGAAGTACACGACGGCCGCTGCCCAGAGCAGCCCCCGGCCGAAGGTCAGACTGCCGCGCCGCCGGTAGCTGACCGCCACGAACGGCACGAACAGCAGCACCCCGGTCACCAGTCCGAGCCCGATGGCGACGATCCCCGACATGAGTTGCTGATCTCCCATGCCCCCGAGTATGTCATCGGCCGCGCGGCTCATCGGGGCCAGGGGCCGGGGACGTGGCAAGGCTCACGCGCCGAGCCGCTCAGCGGTCCGCTCAGTCCACCCAGTCGTCCGGCCCGAAGTCCTTGTCGACCCCTCCGCCGGACTCAAGCACCTTTTCGATGACCTCGCGCACGACGTCGAGTGCCTCCCGCAGCGCGCCGGGATCGCTCAGCGTCTCGGCCCACTTCCGGTCGAAGGTGGCAGACGCCGTGCGCACCACTTTCCGGGCCGCCTCCGCCGGGTCAGGGGAGGCGAGGAGCGGCACCGCCCTCGGTGTCGCCGGTTCGAACGGCGTGGAGGGGGCGTCCCGCACGTGAACCGCCTGATCCGTCACGAGGAACCCGACGCTTTCCTGCCGCCGGGCGAACAGGTTCTTGGCGTGGAGCCCCGCGAACAGCAGGGGAGTCTCGCCCAGCAGCACCGCATCGCCGCCCAGGTCCTCGACGGCCGCCGCGAACACGTCGTCCTGATCGTCCAGAGGATGACCGGCCAGCCCGGCGGCGAACAGCAGGAACCGCACGGGCCCTTGCCTGCGGGAGACGAGCTCTGCGATCTCCGCCGCCGGCACCGTCATCGCATCCCCTCACGCCGGAGCGCCTTCGCGATGGCGGCGGCCCGGGAGTCCACCCCGAGCTTCGCGTAGATGTGCGCCAGGTGGGTCTTGACGGTCGCCTCGGAGATGAAGAGCTTCCGCCCGAGTTCCTTGTTGGAGAGGCCCTGGGTGAGCAGCGTCAGCAGTTCGGCTTCCCGGGGTGTCAGCGCCTCGTCGGGGTTGCGCATCTGCTGGAAAAGCCGGCTCGCGACGGGTGCGCTCATGTGGCTCTGCCCTCGTGACGCACCCCGCACCGCCGCGAAGATCTCGTCCGGGGCGGCGTCTTTGAGGAGATACCCCATGGCTCCGGCGTCGACGGCACGCACGATGTCCGCGTCCGAATCGTAGGTGGTGAACACGAGGACGGCCTGTGCAGGTCGTTCGGCGCGGAGCCTCCGGATCGCCTCGATGCCGTCGATGCCCGCGCCCATCGCCAGGTCCATGAGCACCACGTCCGGCGCATGCTCCAGCGCCGCCGCCACACCACCCTCGCCCGAGGAGGCCTCGGCCACCACCCCGATGTCCGGCTGGGTGCTGAGCAGCGCTCGCAGGCCGCTCCGCACCACCAGATGGTCATCCACCAGGAGCACCGTGATCATGCCGTTCCTCCTTCCACTGCGCTGTTTTCCACTGCGCTGTCTTCCAGCACGCCGGAATGCCCGGCCGGGATCTCCACCCCGATCACGGTTCCCTCGCCCGGAGTGGACTCCACCGCGAAGGTGCCGCCGAGCTGCTCGACCCGCTGTCGCATGGCGCGCAGTCCGTACCCTCCGCCAGGCCCCGGCTCTGCGGCGGCCGTGGGCCGGAAGCCCACGCCGTCGTCGTACACATCCAGCGTGACGGACCCCGGCAGAAAGCCGAGGGTGACGCTCGCCGCCTGGGCGGAGGCATGCCGCTCGACGTTGGCCGCGGCACTCTGGGCGATCCGCACGACGGCGTGCCGCACCTCGGGCGGCAGGGCCCGCGGGGTGCCGGTCACGCTGATCCGCATCGCCGGAACATGACGCCGGACCGCGGCGGCCAGGGCTTCTTCGAGCGGCAGATCGGGTTCCGGGGCGGTGGCGAGATTGTGGACCAGCCCCCGCGTCTCCGCAAGGTTCACCCGGAGCTGCTCGGTGGCCTGGCGAACCTCGGGGCTCAGTCCTTCCGTGCGGTCCGCCGCCTCCAGGAGCAGCACGGTGCTGGCGAGGCCCTGCGTCACGGTGTCGTGGATTTCGCGGGCCACGCGCTCCCGCTCCGCGAGCGTCCCGGCGGCCCGTTCCGCGGCCGCCGTCTGGGCCTGCGCGGTGCGCAGTTCCGCATTGAGCTGGGCCTGGCGGGACAAGGCGTCCTCCAGACGGTCGTACACGAGAGTCAGGACGAGTGCCGCGGCCGCCGGGCCCAGGAGGGCCGCCACATCCGTGTACCCACTGAGTTTGAACAGACCCACGGACGTGCTCAGCGCTGTCAGTCCGGTCGCCAGCGCGGCGGCCTTTCCGGACACCGCGGACCGGCCGACGAAGAACACCGCGAACGCACACCAGGCGAAGCTCGGCGCGAGAATGACGAGCGCCGCCCAGACCGCCACGAGGATCCACAGGACCACGGGGCGGGCGGGTCCGCGCAGCCGGACCGCCGCCGCGTACAGCACGCAGAGCGCGGCAGCCAGGACCAGGACGAGGAGGTTCTCCTCCGGTCCATGCCGCAGGACGAATCGGATGAGTGAGGCGGTCAGGAGCACCGCGAAGCCACAGTGCACCGCCACGCCGAGATAGCGCTCGCGGCCTGCCGGGGGTGCGGTGATCATGGGGCCACTCTACGAGACGGCGCCGACAGGATAAGCGCGTCTCATCCTTTTGGCTGAGACGGCCACCCGAAGGCATGAGGAACCCCTGCCGGAACTGCCGATGTGCCCGGAACCGCGTCTCGGAAGGATGGATGTCAGGAGTTCACGGACCCGTCAGGAAGGCCGGTGAGACCCGGTACGCCGGGGTCCGTGGACTCGCACAGTGACCACCGATTCCGATCCATGCACGATCCATTCCCGAAGGGCAGGCACATCATGGCCATCAGCAAGAGCAACATCAAGGTCCTCTCCGCAGCGGCTGCGGCACTCCTCCTGACCGGCGGCGTCACCGCGGCCGCCAATGCCGGGCAGGCGTCCCAGCCTGCAGCCGTGCCTGCCGCGGAGACCGCCAAGCGCCTTCCCACGGCGGGCATCCCGGCCGGCGAGGGCACCACGGTCTCGCAGAACCGGATCTCCGCGACCGCCTCCGCCAAGGCCGTCCAGGCCGCCCTGGCCAAGTGCGTGGGGGACAAGCTCCCGTTCGTCTCCGTCACGGTCGTGGACCGGTTCGGCACCGTCCAGGCGGTCCTCCGTGGCGACAACGCCGCCCAGCACACCCTCGAGGCGTCGAAGCAGAAGGCCTACACCGCGGCGGCCTTCGGCGCCCCCACGAGCGAGCTGGCCGGGCGCATCAGCGGCAACGGCAAGCCCTCCATCGCCGATCTGCCCGGCACCCTGTTCCTCGCCGGTGGCGTCCCGCTCAAGGTCAACGGCGTGTCCGTGGCGGGGATCGGCGTCGGCGGCGCACCCGACGGCGCCCTCGACGAGGCCTGCGCCACGGCCGGCGCCGAGGCGATCCTGGGCCGCTAGGAGGCATGATGGAGGCCATGCCGACGCGTGGCGCAGTGCTGAAGGGGAGCCTGGCGGTCGTTGCCGTCGGGCTCCTCGCCGCCTGCGCACCCGGTTCCGCTGAGCCGAGTTCAGCGCAGCCGTCCGACGACGGCGCCGCGCCCTCCGCGCGCACCTCGCCGCCGGCGTCGTCCCCGGCGCAGGAAGGGTCACCCGCCGCGGACAGCGGCAGCACGCCGTCGCCCACGGGAGTGGACGCCCGGGGCCGAGCCGCCGCCCGAGCCCGCCTGACCGAGGCACAACGGGCCCGGCTGGATCAGGACCTCATCCGCGCCGCGAAGCGGAACGACCCCACCGAGGTGAAGCGCCTCATCGAGCAGGGCGGCGACGTCAACGCCAAGGATTCGATCCAGGATTCCGCCTTCCTCTATGCCGGCGCCGAAGGGTTCAACGACGTCCTGCGGCTCACCCTGGCAGCGGGCGCGGACGTGCGGAGCGTCAACCGGTTCGGCGGGACCGCGCTCATCCCGGCCTGCGAACACGGACACGTCGAGACGATCCGGATCCTGATCGCGGCCGGGGTCCCGGTGAATCACGTGAACCGTCTCGGCTGGACCGGGATGCAGGAGGCGATCCTCCTGAACACCGGTGGACCCCGCCAGCAGGAGGCGGTCCGGTTGCTCCTGGCCGCAGGCGCGGACCCCGGCATCCGAGACCCGCAGGGCCGCACGGCCCTCGACAACGCCCGGCGGATGGGCTTCACGGAGATCGTGCGGATCCTCGAATCGCATCGCCCCTGACTGCACCCCTGGAACCACCCCTGATCGACTGCTCCCCCTGATCGACTGCTCCATACGATGTCGAAATCCCCGGAAATCCGCGGGAAATGGCATCGTATGGAGCAGTCGATCAGAGGGCCGGACCTACTCCTTCCGCGTCGACGCGCGGGGGCGGAGCCTGGCCCGCGTGAGGCGGGGACCCACGGTCTCGCCGGTCTTGAGCAGTTCCTGCAGCATGTCCAGCAGCAGGTCCGCGGTGCCGGCGGGGTTGAGTTCGAAGGCCGTGATGGCGGGTCGGCTCGACCGGGCGTGCTCGGAATCCGACGCCGCGGCGATCATCACCTGACCCGGCACGGTCAGCCCGGCCGCCAGGATCTCCTGCTGCACGCCCGCCGCGTGCCGCCCGGTCATGCAGAACACCGCTTCGGGCACGCCGTCCGCGAGGATGCGCAGCCCGGCGTCTCGGCCGCCGTCGAGCCCGGAGCGCTCCGACTGTTCGTAGACCCGCGGCG
The nucleotide sequence above comes from Arthrobacter woluwensis. Encoded proteins:
- a CDS encoding carbohydrate ABC transporter permease, with product MSNAVSTASATTRRRAFSWAPARTYVQAAVILVWCLAPFYWMIVTAFRDVGFTFDPTPFFTHVTFDNFRTVFDESLGNHFAQNLLNSLIVAGITTVISLVVGVFAAYALARLKFRFKELVLGFILGASMFPAVALITPLFQFFTGIGWMGTYQALIIPSISFSLPLAVYTLTSFFREMPWELEEAARIDGCTQGQAFRKVILPLAAPATFTTAILTFIGAWNEFLIASQLSVDATKTVTVAIASFAGAQPHQEPYTAVMAAGTVVTIPLVILVLVFQRKIVAGLTAGAVK
- a CDS encoding ABC transporter substrate-binding protein, with translation MKPRKFLVPAAAVAVLAVTLTACGGGSGSGNGGGGSDAASQGLDGRGPITFVTGKDNSNVWRPTIDRWNSAHPDQKVTLKEQTDNADQQHDDLVQHFQANDANYDVVTVDVVWSAEFAAKGWLQPLKDKMAVDTAKLLPATVKAATYNGTLYAVPNSSDGGLLYYRKDLVPTPPKTWDEMMSMCSIAKQHNMSCYAGQYQKYEGLTVNAAEAINTFGGKIVDDQGKATVNSPEAKAGLSKLVDAYKSGNIPKEGITYQEEQGRQAFEDGKLLFLRNWPYVYNLAKSDGASKVKDTFGVAPLPGKDGPGASSLGGHSAAISVYSKNKATAHDFATFLIQDEQQKFFATQGSLAPVSSELYKDSAIVAKLPYMPTLLTSIQNAVPRPVTPFYPAVTKAVQDNSYAALKGEKTVDQALSDMQAAIDAASASK
- a CDS encoding carbohydrate ABC transporter permease; translated protein: MSTDAPSQTRGTTTGGGAGKGSKGGPGLAGAESADRREVTQGRWAYTLLTPTLILLAVVIVYPIINAIIMSFQKDAGLDPATGFFVQGGFAGADNYVHWLLQQCNGQACPPGTLGSQFWNAMGTTFFFTIITVILETILGFWMAIIMARAFKGRSLIRAAVLVPWAIPTAVTAKLFFFMFAFDGIINQLFGTQILWTGSEGPARWAIIISDVWKTTPFMALLILAGLQLIPDEVYEAAKVDGASAWQRFTQITLPLVRPALMVAILFRTLDVLRMYDLPAIMTGGANNTTTLSILVVQQVRQGLNGASALSTITFLVIFLVAFIFVRFLGANAVETAAPKKK
- a CDS encoding VanZ family protein yields the protein MGDQQLMSGIVAIGLGLVTGVLLFVPFVAVSYRRRGSLTFGRGLLWAAAVVYFWAIWTYTLLPLPDPETVRCAGVNLEPFHFIADIRESLARSGAGPRAALTDTAVLQVAFNVLLFAPLGFFVRALGSRGFLISTVTGLAVSAFVEFTQLTGVWGIYPCAYRVFDVDDLMANTLGALLGSLLALPFFGRRRHVAPAAAVARPVTKPRRFLGMLCDWLAFTLLSVAITVGIRAFLLYVLNDREALNRDDYSALVGTGVAFLLWLVVTLVSGRTVGDHAVQLQYDGGTLPRPLARVLRLLGGIGGYALLGFLPEGLGWVGSLFVLVSLGTLVFSAKGRGLPGLVSGQQVRDAREAAPAQVTVPQG
- a CDS encoding exodeoxyribonuclease III, with the translated sequence MKIATWNVNSLRARADRVEAWLERSDCDVLAIQETKCKDENFPWELFERMDYEVAHFGFSQWNGVAIASRVGLEDVERTFPGQPTFGKGGVNPEQEARAIGATCNGVRVWSLYVPNGRALDDEHMPYKLEWLDTLKANAEAWLDTDPAAQIALMGDWNIAPQDDDVWDIDFFIEEGLTHVSAPERAAFHAFEEASFTDVVRPLNPGPGVYTYWDYKQLRFPKKEGMRIDFVMASPALASRVTGAVIDREERKGKGASDHAPVIVELAD
- a CDS encoding NADH:flavin oxidoreductase/NADH oxidase; the protein is MSQLFTEAVLSAPSGQLTLRNRTFLAPMCMYSVEARDGVPTAWHQAHLGARAAGGFGMVITEATAVVPEGRISPEDLGLWNDEQVEAFKPITAFIKSQGAAAGVQLAHAGGKASTYGWLPRWVDQGLTGSVPVDDGGWVTVAPSVTSIHGLAESHELTVDEIQESVASWAAAARRADEAGFDFIQIHAAHGYLVHQFLSPLSNTRTDSYGGSYEGRTRYLREVVAAVREVWPADKPLGVRFSGSDWVEGGWTIEETARLAVELRAEGVTVFDLSSGGIGAYHGPTGPGYQIALAAEVKKALAADAEERGVANDAFVSAVGMINEAQQAEQVLVNGQADGVSIARAALKEPNWPALAARSLGEPLDKTPFAPQYWRAHW
- a CDS encoding LacI family DNA-binding transcriptional regulator, with protein sequence MTGMAARAARGGHHGVSIEDVAAAAGVSTATVSRAVRGLPRVSEQTRRRILDVASELGYVASSAASGLATGRTRTIGVLAPYVDRWFFYKALEGVERELHEQGYNLSLFSLDSRSGERQRTFSKTMVAKHIDALLVLCMALSMDEIQELRRLDIPLVAVGGPVEGCSSIGINDVDAAALATRHLLDLGHRDIGVLHGQDDDEDLNFQVPELRVNGFHEELARAGVEYHPEWEVRGNFTLASGAEAFEELWNRPGPKPTALMCASDEMAMGVILQAQRRGLRVPEDLSVIGIDDHEFSPVMGLSTVAQDPVAQARLGTRMLLDELAGKAGSVHDVHADFELKSRTSTAPLS